The DNA region GAAGTAGAGCTCTTCAAGTTCCCTTTCCTGTTCAACGTAAAACTCAGTGCCATCACCGTTGAAGACCTTTATCCCGTTGTCCGTCGGTGGGTTGTGGGAGGCAGTTATCATAACACCGGCATCGGCGTGCTTCCTCGTTGCCCAGGCCAAAGCTGGCGTCGGAATGAGCCCGAGGTCAAGAACCTCCTTGCCCGTGCTGAGAAGGCCGCTTATCATTGCGCTCTGGAGCATGACGCTCGAAGTCCTCCCGTCCCTCGCGACGGCAACGGTCTCACCGTCAGCATAGCTTCCTATCGCCATTCCCATCCTCATCGCCAGCTCCGGCGTGACCTTCTCCCACAGCGTTCCGCGTATTCCAGCCGTGCCAAAGAGCTTCATCGCCACCACCGATACCACTTCGGCGGGCGTTTAAATAGGTTTGGCGTAGATGGCCAGTCCCCGGAAGTTGAACAGCCTCAGGGTTTTCGGCACTGTATCCCCCGCGAGGGGGAGGATGTAAACCGGGACCCCGAGCCTCTCCCCGAGTTCGAGGATGGGCTTCACTATCTCGGGCGTTGGCCTCACCGAGTAAAGCGCTTTGGCTCCGCTGTAAAGGCCGAGGTTCGGGCTGAAGAGGTCATCCTTAACCGCGTTGATGCCGAGTTTTTTGGCCT from Thermococcus zilligii AN1 includes:
- a CDS encoding UPF0146 family protein, which codes for MPLEDFAEFLAQNVPKGKIAELGIGFQFKVALRLKELGYDVLAVDWNPSSVEKAKKLGINAVKDDLFSPNLGLYSGAKALYSVRPTPEIVKPILELGERLGVPVYILPLAGDTVPKTLRLFNFRGLAIYAKPI